The following proteins come from a genomic window of Triticum aestivum cultivar Chinese Spring chromosome 6A, IWGSC CS RefSeq v2.1, whole genome shotgun sequence:
- the LOC123132669 gene encoding brefeldin A-inhibited guanine nucleotide-exchange protein 1: MASPTAPLGGSTPSGRVLGPSLDRIIKNAAWRKHSALGAAAKSALDLLSSSSYHSPDPTSPNPSPLLGLPVAAAAASLHALILALESASPKVADPALDCVAKLLYHRLLLGDLGEAADDSPASKLLAAVLSCGALNDDAMELATLRVLLAAARCPSIAIRGDGLGQMLKTCYNIYLSSSSGANQMCAKLALAQVLVIVFARVEVDSMDVRVPTVSITDMMDVSDHRLNDPGIVQVAQGFINDAMEGSDVPEPGTLGAMAEADEKDDEGMSKIREDGLALFKNLCKLSMKFSTPDNPEDQVLLRGKVLSLELLKMVVDNAGPFWRINEKYLGAIKQYLCLSLLKNSALSAMSIFQLLCSIFVGLLSRFRSGLKEEIGIFFPMLVLRVLENVHQPSFLQKMTVLNLLEDICKESQVLIDIFVNYDCDVDAPNIFERIVNGLLKTALGVTPGATTTLTPVQDQTFRTESVKCLATILKSMGSWMDQQLRIGDFSPKISEVSLNSLDSPNIGEDGNGIDYELQSDSYSPDTSDASSLEQRRAYKIELQKGISMFNRKPSKGIDFLIKSKKIGQSPEDVASFLRNTAGLNATMIGDYLGERDEFPIKVMHAYVDALNFEGIDFGEAIRYYLRGFRLPGEAQKIDRVMEKFAERYCKCNPNSFTSADTAYVLAYSVIMLNTDAHNMMVKDKMSRSDFIRNNRGIDDGKDLPEVYLSTLYDQIVKNEIKMSADSSVPQNKQPSSVMKLLGLDNIINLVNWKQAEDKALGANDLLIKNIQEKFKAKSAKSESVFYIITDTTILRFMMEVCWAPMMAAFSMTLDQCDDKAATSQCLQGFRYAVHVTSVMCMQTQRDAFVTSVAKFTYLHCVADMKQKNVDAVKAIISIAIEDGDYLQEAWEHVLTCLSRFEHLHLLGEGAPTDASFLTVPLVDSEEKTQKSSTNTASKRTNALQNPAVMAAVRGGSYDSTTAKNNASALVTPDQINNFISNINLLDQIGIFELNHIFAHSQRLNSNAIVAFVEALCKVAITELQSPTDPRIFCLTKIVEIAHYNMNRIRLVWSRIWKVLSDFFVSVGSSENLSVAIFVMDSLRQLAMKFLEREELANYNFQNEFLRPFAVVMQKSNASEVRELVVRCVSQMVLSRVNNIKSGWKSVFTVFTAAAADDRKSIVLLAFETMEKIVRDYFPYITETETTTFTDCVKCLITFTSSKFSSDASLNAIAFLRFCAVKLAEEGFVCHDKDTDHQSNNLDSSEGNAIVHKDDHVYFWVPLLAGLARLTTDTRPTIRKGAVEVLFDILKDHGELFSQSFWTNIFGSVIYPLFNGEIRTPNGQSDSTEDDSWNFETKTVAVKCLVDLYVTFFDVMRPELTRVTSVVTSFIRSAYRQSAITGMSVFQRLTEGLASKLSKDEWKEILVCFKEAAAHTLVVFDKIVKMMQNIEIPERNESYSEAEKYSDPDIEDEEEANMETSSYAIVKMKNHMSLQLVIVQGIVKLYETHRRSFCAEHMGIILEMLSAITSHASEVSSESALHNKFHKACSLLEISEPAVIHFENESYQSYLKLLQALLHDNPSLSREMNIESQIMLVSVKILRKYLNCAGQEPSKDASCKDPVVHWALPLSAAKKEELSARTPLVLHVMRLLGGLERECFRRNLPLLFPLLANLVRCEHSSREVQVALYDVFQSSIGPIISV; the protein is encoded by the exons ATGGCGTCCCCCACGGCGCCGCTGGGCGGGTCCACCCCGTCGGGCCGCGTGCTCGGCCCTTCGCTGGACCGCATCATCAAAAACGCCGCGTGGCGGAAGCACTCGGCGCTCGGCGCCGCGGCCAAGTCGGCGCTcgacctcctctcctcctcctcctaccaCTCGCCCGACCCGACCTCGCCCAACCCCTCGCCGCTCCTCGGCCTGCCCgtcgccgcggccgccgcctcgCTGCACGCGCTCATCCTCGCGCTCGAGTCCGCCTCCCCCAAGGTCGCCGACCCCGCGCTCGACTGCGTCGCCAAGCTCCTctaccaccgcctcctcctcggcgACCTCGGCGAGGCCGCCGACGACTCGCCCGCCTCcaagctcctcgccgccgtcctctCCTGCGGCGCCCTTAACGACGACGCCATGGAGCTCGCCACCCTCCGCGTGCTCCTCGCCGCCGCGCGCTGCCCCTCCATCGCCATCCGCGGCGACGGCCTCGGCCAAATGCTCAAGACCTGCTACAACATATacctcagcagcagcagcggcgccaATCAGATGTGCGCCAAGCTGGCGCTCGCGCAGGTGCTGGTCATCGTGTTCGCGCGCGTGGAGGTGGACTCCATGGACGTGCGCGTGCCGACGGTGTCCATCACGGACATGATGGATGTGTCCGATCACCGCCTCAACGACCCCGGCATCGTGCAGGTGGCACAGGGGTTTATAAATGACGCCATGGAAGGGAGTGACGTCCCGGAGCCAGGGACCCTGGGGGCGATGGCTGAGGCCGATGAGAAGGATGATGAGGGGATGAGCAAGATCAGGGAGGATGGGTTAGCACTCTTCAAGAACCTCTGCAAGCTGTCAATGAAGTTCTCGACACCAGATAACCCCGAGGACCAGGTGCTGTTGCGGGGGAAGGTGTTGTCTCTCGAGTTGCTCAAGATGGTTGTGGACAATGCTGGACCATTCTGGAGAATCAATGAAAA GTACCTTGGAGCAATCAAGCAGTATCTTTGTTTGTCCTTGTTGAAAAACAGTGCCTTGTCAGCAATGAGTATTTTCCAGCTTTTGTGCTCCATATTTGTGGGTTTGCTGTCAAGATTTAGATCTGGGCTGAAAGAAGAAATTGGAATATTTTTTCCCATGCTTGTCCTAAGGGTTCTTGAGAATGTCCATCAGCCTAGCTTTCTGCAGAAAATGACAGTTCTAAATTTGTTGGAGGACATCTGTAAAGAATCTCAGGTTCTTATTGATATCTTCGTCAACTACGATTGTGATGTTGATGCACCAAATATTTTTGAAAG GATTGTCAATGGACTTCTAAAGACCGCTCTCGGGGTTACTCCTGGAGCCACAACAACATTAACCCCAGTCCAAGACCAAACATTTCGGACTGAGTCAGTCAAGTGCCTTGCTACCATACTCAAATCAATGGGTTCATGGATGGACCAACAGTTGAGAATTGGTGATTTTTCACCCAAAATTTCCGAGGTCTCTTTAAATTCGCTAGACAGTCCTAACATTGGAGAAGATGGGAATGGAATTGATTATGAACTGCAATCTGACTCTTATAGCCCAGATACATCTGATGCTTCCTCACTTGAGCAACGTCGTGCTTATAAAATAGAACTTCAG AAAGGAATTTCCATGTTTAACAGAAAACCTTCTAAGGGTATTGATTTTCTCATTAAAAGCAAGAAAATAGGTCAATCCCCAGAAGATGTTGCTTCTTTCTTGAGAAACACTGCTGGTTTAAATGCAACAATGATTGGGGACTATTTGGGTGAAAGAGATGAATTCCCTATCAAAGTTATGCATGCATATGTCGATGCACTGAATTTTGAAGGTATTGACTTCGGTGAAGCCATTAGGTATTACCTGCGAGGTTTCAGGTTGCCTGGGGAAGCACAGAAAATTGACCGGGTCATGGAAAAGTTTGCTGAACGATACTGCAAGTGCAACCCGAATTCTTTTACCAGTGCAGATACTGCATATGTTCTTGCTTATTCTGTAATCATGCTCAATACTGATGCTCATAATATGATGGTCAAGGATAAG ATGTCTAGATCTGACTTCATTCGGAACAACCGAGGAATTGATGATGGAAAGGATTTGCCTGAAGTTTATCTGAGTACATTGTATGACCAAATTGTAAAAAATGAGATCAAAATGAGTGCTGATTCATCAGTTCCACAAAACAAGCAACCTAGCAGTGTAATGAAGCTCTTGGGCTTAGACAATATTATAAACCTTGTCAACTGGAAGCAGGCTGAAGATAAGGCACTTGGAGCAAATGACTTACTCATCAAGAACATACAGGAGAAATTCAAAGCAAAGAGCGCGAAATCAGA ATCTGTATTTTATATTATTACCGATACAACCATTTTGCGATTCATGATGGAGGTTTGTTGGGCCCCTATGATGGCTGCATTCAGCATGACGCTTGACCAATGTGATGATAAGGCTGCAACGTCGCAGTGTTTGCAGGGATTCAGATACGCAGTGCATGTCACCTCCGTAATGTGCATGCAGACGCAAAGAGATGCCTTTGTGACATCTGTAGCCAAGTTCACATACCTTCATTGTGTGGCAGACATGAAACAGAAGAATGTGGATGCTGTGAAG GCTATAATATCCATTGCAATCGAAGATGGTGATTATTTGCAGGAAGCTTGGGAGCATGTGCTAACATGTCTTTCACGGTTTGAGCATTTGCATCTTCTTGGAGAAGGGGCGCCTACGGATGCTTCCTTTTTGACAGTACCTCTGGTTGATTCAGAAGAAAAAACACAGAAATCAAGTACCAATACAGCCTCAAAACGAACTAATGCTCTTCAGAATCCAGCTGTCATGGCTGCTGTTCGAGGCGGTTCTTATGACAGCACAACAGCAAAAAATAATGCCTCAGCTTTAGTTACTCCTGACCAGATTAACAACTTCATATCAAACATTAATCTATTAGACCAGATTGGCATTTTTGAGTTGAATCATATATTTGCTCATAGCCAAAGATTAAATAGCAATGCAATTGTTGCTTTTGTGGAAGCTCTTTGCAAGGTCGCAATCACAGAGTTGCAATCACCTACAGATCCTCGTATCTTCTGCCTAACGAAGATAGTGGAAATTGC GCATTACAATATGAACCGCATACGTTTGGTTTGGTCTCGTATTTGGAAAGTTCTATCTGATTTCTTTGTGTCTGTTGGGTCGTCAGAAAATCTTTCTGTGGCAATATTCGTCATGGACTCCTTGAGGCAGCTAGCCATGAAATTTCTTGAAAGAGAAGAACTAGCAAATTATAATTTCCAGAATGAATTCCTGCGACCTTTTGCGGTGGTTATGCAGAAGAGCAATGCTTCAGAAGTACGAGAACTTGTGGTTCGATGTGTCTCCCAAATGGTTTTGAGTCGTGTTAACAATATAAAATCAGGATGGAAAAGCGTTTTCACG GTTTTTACTGCGGCTGCTGCTGATGATCGAAAAAGCATTGTTCTGTTAGCATTTGAGACTATGGAGAAGATTGTCCGGGACTATTTTCCATACATAACTGAGACTGAAACCACAACATTTACTGATTGTGTTAAATGTCTTATTACATTCACAAGTAGTAAATTTAGCAGCGATGCCAGTCTCAATGCTATTGCTTTTCTTCGGTTCTGTGCTGTGAAACTTGCCGAGGAAGGATTTGTCTGTCATGACAAGGATACCGACCATCAATCAAATAATTTGGATTCTTCAGAGGGGAATGCCATAGTGCACAAGGATGATCATGTTTACTTCTGGGTTCCTTTGCTTGCTG GTCTAGCTAGATTGACAACCGACACACGGCCAACTATCAGAAAAGGTGCAGTAGAAGTACTCTTTGACATTTTGAAGGACCATGGAGAACTCTTCTCTCAGTCCTTCTGGACCAATATCTTTGGATCTGTTATTTATCCTCTATTTAATGGTGAAATCCGTACACCCAATGGTCAAAGTGACAGCACTGAGGATGATTCATGGAATTTTGAAACTAAAACAGTGGCTGTGAAATGTTTAGTGGATCtgtatgttacattttttgatgtGATGCGGCCAGAACTCACTAGAGTTACCTCTGTTGTTACCAGTTTTATCAGAAGCGCTTATAGACAATCTGCTATCACTGGTATGTCTGTTTTTCAGCGTTTAACAGAAGGGCTTGCAAGCAAACTCTCCAAGGACGAATGGAAAGAGATCTTAGTATGCTTTAAAGAAGCAGCAGCACATACATTGGTTGTTTTCGACAAAATAGTTAAGATGATGCAAAATATTGAAATTCCAGAAAGAAACGAGTCTTACTCTGAAGCAGAGAAATATTCAGATCCTGACatagaggatgaagaggaagctaATATGGAAACATCGTCTTATGCCATTGTCAAGATGAAGAACCATATGTCTCTGCAACTCGTAATTGTTCAG GGAATTGTTAAATTGTATGAGACACACAGGAGATCCTTCTGTGCTGAGCATATGGGCATAATTTTGGAGATGCTATCAGCCATTACGTCCCATGCAAGTGAAGTGAGTTCTGAATCTGCTTTGCACAATAAATTCCACAAAGCATGCTCCCTTCTGGAGATATCTGAGCCAGCAGTCATCCATTTCGAGAATGAGTCTTACCAGAGCTACCTCAAACTTCTGCAAGCTTTGCTTCACGACAACCCATCTTTGTCACGAGAAATGAACATTGAGTCACAAATTATGCTTGTTTCTGTGAAAATACTACGGAAATATCTGAACTGTGCAGGTCAGGAACCATCGAAGGACGCTTCTTGTAAAGATCCAGTTGTACACTGGGCGCTGCCTTTATCCGCTGCTAAGAAAGAGGAACTGTCTGCTAGAACCCCATTGGTCCTTCATGTAATGCGGTTACTTGGTGGTCTAGAGAGGGAGTGCTTTAGGAGGAATTTGCCCCTCCTTTTCCCTTTATTAGCTAATCTCGTTCGCTGCGAGCATAGCTCTAGAGAGGTTCAAGTTGCACTGTATGATGTCTTTCAGTCATCAATAGGCCCTATTATTTCAGTATAG
- the LOC123130525 gene encoding mitotic spindle checkpoint protein BUBR1 yields MAAAAARDLAALDAETLALLGAGPDMAPVAVCGEWETFKENVRPLKRGRNVGLLNQALKAHTDPAQRAALLAERGRMIQAIEEYQGEDPLQPWVDCIKWVQESFPAGGEFSGLVVIYEQCVRAFWHDERYKDDLRYLKVWLEYAGNCSDAEVIFRFLESNQIGEGHAVFYIRYALLMESKNKLKKADEIFNLGIARKAKPVEKLETTYRAFLRRSTRKKEHEDDTASDDQPVRKFGNDLNRGETRGQHAENSHLLAKPRVKLQRIDVNTPISIYKENPLPSQGLERARSKDRAWNTLGTQADRNKENNMMPARWTSHKIPPKVAARPAVPPARVSSIEVFIDEECAEEPAPPQVPKSPKPSVLKLRQATSKNLKKETELLKENPLRNFPLSSLR; encoded by the exons atggcggcggcggcggcgagagaccTGGCGGCGCTAGACGCGGAGACTCTGGCGCTGCTGGGGGCAGGGCCCGATATGGCGCCGGTGGCCGTGTGCGGCGAGTGGGAGACCTTCAAGGAGAACGTGCGGCCGCTGAAACGCGGGCGGAACGTCGGCCTCCTCAACCAAGCCCTCAAGGCGCACACCGACCCCGCCCAGCGCGCCGCGCTCCTGGCCGAACGCGG GAGGATGATCCAAGCAATCGAAGAGTACCAAGGGGAAGATCCGCTCCAGCCGTGGGTAGA CTGCATCAAATGGGTCCAGGAGTCGTTTCCGGCCGGCGGGGAGTTCTCAGGGCTGGTCGTGATCTACGAGCAGTGCGTGCGTGCCTTCTGGCATGACGAGCGGTACAAGGATGATCTCCGGTACCTCAAAGTGTGGTTAGAATAT GCTGGGAACTGTTCGGACGCTGAGGTGATATTCAGGTTCCTGGAGTCCAACCAGATTGGTGAGGGCCATGCTGTTTTCTACATTCGCTATGCATTGCTAATGGAGTCGAAGAACAAGCTTAAGAAAGCTGACGAGATCTTTAATCTTGGAATAGCTAG GAAAGCAAAGCCTGTGGAGAAGTTGGAAACTACATACAGGGCATTTCTTCGGAgatcaaccagaaagaaggaacACGAG GATGATACCGCAAGTGATGATCAGCCCGTACGCAAATTCGGTAATGACTTGAACCGTGGTGAAACTA GAGGTCAGCATGCAGAGAATTCCCACCTGTTGGCAAAACCTAGGGTAAAGCTGCAAAG AATCGATGTTAATACACCGATTTCAATTTACAAAGAGAACCCATTGCCAAGTCAGGGCCTTGAGAGAGCTAGGAGCAAAGACAGGGCGTGGAACACCCTTGGAACACAAGCAGATAGAAACAAAGAAAATAACATGATGCCTGCCAGATGGACTTCGCACAAG ATTCCACCGAAGGTAGCAGCACGGCCAGCAGTTCCGCCAGCTCGTGTCAGCTCCATTGAGGTCTTTATAGATGAAGAATGTGCCGA GGAACCAGCCCCGCCTCAAGTGCCAAAGAGTCCAAAACCATCTGTTCTGAAGCTTAGGCAAGCAACAAGCAAAAACCTTAAGAA GgaaactgaattgcttaaggagaACCCGCTGCGCAACTTCCCGCTGAGCAGCCTTAGATAA
- the LOC123132672 gene encoding uncharacterized protein produces MQDPRGMGREDFSASKSQKRKVVYRPLPSVQIKTEPELLRRDIPHSLANTQKPPKRSFRSEPRPPTPQSDRGTPDSLPDSGPADEYRALRRKYMMLEEENYTLDAQLGMAEEEAKTLEDEKFALLDQLVVLEGLVEEPSQLQPQRRL; encoded by the coding sequence ATGCAAGACCCTAGAGGTATGGGACGAGAGGATTTCTCGGCCTCGAAGTCACAGAAGAGGAAGGTTGTGTACCGGCCTTTGCCTTCAGTCCAGATAAAAACTGAACCTGAACTGCTGCGGAGAGACATTCCACATTCGTTGGCCAATACACAGAAGCCACCTAAGAGAAGCTTCAGGAGTGAGCCCCGCCCTCCCACGCCGCAGTCTGACAGAGGAACTCCGGACTCTCTACCAGATTCTGGTCCTGCGGATGAATATCGGGCGCTACGGAGGAAGTACATGATGCTGGAGGAAGAGAACTACACGCTGGATGCACAATTAGGCATGGCAGAAGAGGAAGCCAAAACTCTCGAGGATGAGAAGTTTGCATTGCTGGATCAGCTTGTTGTCTTGGAAGGTCTTGTGGAGGAGCCTTCACAGCTGCAGCCACAGCGAAGGCTATAA